Proteins found in one Vespula pensylvanica isolate Volc-1 chromosome 10, ASM1446617v1, whole genome shotgun sequence genomic segment:
- the LOC122632353 gene encoding uncharacterized protein LOC122632353 has product MRAHISQYATTSDGRGYGLIWPSLLRKHETFDTCVDAVGTVVVWVASKNSRKRGYVGVLARSEGGSRDTLSRAHFFHSRHQSAPPALPVQLTRVYHPRFPRAPPISFSRSLLSISFSLLHTLSITPFPLSPSILLSLSLYLSLLFSSSYSPSSINSGTLFYRARLSSSFVYSSSNTLLTLTVTLLLPSPPPLFLLLLLFLFLLPDLFFFSNAFVRSFVRSFFLQTRLCPSLSLSPLSLSLSLNLSTGHTLKPSFTHVLSSLFLPIVSCTAVSYYAPLSFPFVVVHRERNLATNSALAGGGSYRRPRFLFRRPFSFFHNSTASAARAFELLKSLPHAS; this is encoded by the exons ATGCGCGCGCACATATCACAATACGCGACAA CTTCGGACGGCAGGGGCTACGGATTAATATGGCCGTCCCTCCTTCGAAAGCACGAAACTTTCGATACGTGCGTCGACGCGGTAGGCACAGTCGTCGTCTGGGTTGCGTCGAAAAACTCGCGTAAACGAGGATATGTTGGTGTGCTCGCACGCTCTGAGGGAGGCTCGAGAGACACCCTCTCACGCGCGCATTTCTTTCACTCGCGGCACCAAAGCGCACCACCCGCGTTACCCGTACAACTCACTCGCGTATATCACCCCCGTTTTCCACGCGCTCCCcctatctcattctctcgctccctcctctctatctccttctctctcttacacacactcTCTATCACTcctttccccctctctccctcgatcttactatctctctcgctctacctttctctccttttctcttcctcctactcTCCTTCCTCTATCAATTCTGGCACCCTTTTTTATCGCGCGCGTCTTTCTTCCTCATTCGTTTACTCCTCGTCGAACACCCTTCTAACGTTGACGGTCACGTtactccttccttctcctccacctctttttcttcttcttcttctttttctttttcttcttccagaccttttctttttctccaatgctttcgttcgttcgttcgtccgttccttctttcttcaaactcgtctttgtccctctctctctctctctcct ctctctctctctctctctctcaacctCTCCACTGGTCACACATTGAAGCCGTCTTTCACtcacgttctttcttctttatttctcccgATAGTATCCTGCACGGCTGTTAGCTATTACGCTCCTCTATCCTTCCCGTTTGTCGTCGTGCACCGCGAGAGAAACCTCGCGACGAATAGCGCACTTGCCGGCGGCGGCTCTTATCGAAGGCCTCGTTTCCTCTTCCGAAGaccgttctcttttttccacaATTCCACCGCCAGTGCGGCACGCGCATTCGAGTTATTAAAATCTCTTCCTCACGCTTCTTGA